Proteins encoded by one window of Haliotis asinina isolate JCU_RB_2024 chromosome 6, JCU_Hal_asi_v2, whole genome shotgun sequence:
- the LOC137287347 gene encoding smad nuclear-interacting protein 1-like, whose amino-acid sequence MSDSSSEDERVEFERRKRKKQRSRSHSPRYNRGRHKKHKKHKHHSDSDEDDRRDARRDRDHKRHRPDKYDPHKKIKQEPDDDLRTQRRERERNDDRRRKARRQRERENDDSGQFQFGQGRNLGPAQPVKVEPKEKEKPNFEVSGKLAEDTNTYRGVVIKYNEPPEARKPRRKWRLYPFKGDQALPMLHLHRQSAFLLGRDRRVADIPVDHPSCSKQHAALQFRLVEGRRDNGALCRQVKPYVIDLGSANGTFVNNKQIEAQRYVELLEKDVLKFGFSTREYVLLHEKADTSEIHDEDEEDSS is encoded by the exons ATGTCTGATAGTTCATCTGAAGACGAAAGAGTTGAGTTTGAACGAaggaaaagaaagaaacaaagatCAAGATCACATAGTCCACGCTATAACCGA GGTAGgcataaaaaacacaaaaagcaCAAGCATCATAGTGACAGTGATGAAGATGACAGGCGAGATGCAAGACGCGACCGTGACCACAAAAGACACCGACCTGATAAATACGACCCACATAAGAAAATCAAACAGGAGCCAGATGATGACTTAAGAACTCAGAGACGAGAGCGTGAACGGAATGACGATCGCAGACGAAAAGCAAGGAGACAACGAGAAAGAGAAAATGATGACAGTGGTCAGTTTCAGTTTGGACAAGGCCGCAATCTTGGCCCAGCGCAACCTGTGAAGGTGGAGCCCAAAGAAAAAGAGAAACCCAACTTTGAAGTGTCTGGAAAGTTGGCGgaagacacaaacacatacagaggTGTGGTAATTAAGTATAATGAACCACCTGAAGCTAGGAAGCCTAGAAGAAAATGGAGATTGTACCCGTTTAAAGGCGACCAAGCCCTTCCCATGTTACATCTTCACAGACAAAGTGCTTTCCTTCTGGGCAGAGATAGACGAGTGGCGGATATACCCGTTGATCACCCCTCATGTTCTAAACAACACGCAGCTCTTCAGTTCCGACTTGTAGAAGGTCGGCGTGACAATGGAGCCTTGTGCAGACAAGTGAAGCCATATGTGATAGATCTGGGGTCTGCCAATGGCACCTTTgttaacaataaacaaatagAGGCCCAAAGATACGTAGAACTATTGGAGAAGGATGTGCTTAAATTTGGTTTCAGCACAAGGGAGTATGTTCTCCTCCATGAGAAAGCAGATACCTCCGAGATACAtgatgaggatgaggaggaCAGTTCGTAA
- the LOC137287280 gene encoding biogenesis of lysosome-related organelles complex 1 subunit 3-like: MMERGHYKTVVQGEASESDDEEMMPDVIPQGTVISGEASESEEEVDTSLQGDQELPALKVDRNRGEDIQGSDPTQLPILTTTRMVTSKPKYDTLLHRKLRERNVQFHSHLVSLGSHAYMSAAKHINNTTQQLLKSHVAIQDVSHNMRLMTNDLFRLEDKINIISSCNLLPDINIELSS, from the exons ATGATGGAGAGGGGACATTATAAGACAGTCGTCCAGGGAGAGGCATCTGAGTCTGATGATGAAGAGATG ATGCCAGATGTCATTCCTCAGGGAACAGTTATATCGGGTGAAGCATCAGAGTCCGAGGAGGAGGTGGACACTAGTCTACAGGGAGACCAAGAGTTACCTGCCCTGAAAG TTGACAGAAATCGAGGAGAGGACATCCAAGGGAGTGACCCAACTCAGCTGCCGATTCTCACCACAACCCGTATGGTGACAAGCAAACCAAAATATGACAC gCTGCTGCACAGAAAGCTCA GGGAGAGAAACGTTCAGTTCCACAGTCACCTGGTAAGCCTGGGGAGCCACGCCTACATGTCCGCCGCCAAGCACATCAACAATACCACACAGCAGCTGCTCAAGTCACATGTTGCTATACAG GATGTGTCTCACAACATGAGGCTGATGACCAACGACCTGTTCCGCTTGGAAGACAAGATCAACATTATCTCCTCCTGTAACCTTTTACCTGACATCAACATAGAACTGTCGTCATAG